A genomic segment from Labrus bergylta chromosome 3, fLabBer1.1, whole genome shotgun sequence encodes:
- the LOC109996746 gene encoding USP6 N-terminal-like protein, which produces MKKDIETLIAEERADIILKYAMGRQGGVEVDPWEDADFSIYKVIDRFGFMLEEELPAPTAHEEKRKQLEIERAEKWLKMVKKWDKYRSSDRMVKRVYKGIPLQLRGRAWALMLDVEAAKKENEGKYERMKEQARLYSSEIKQIDLDINRTFRNHIMFMDRFGVKQQSLFHVLSAYSVYNTEVSYCQGMSEIAALLLMYMNEEDAFWALSQLLTNQRHGMHGFFVPGFPKLHRFQAHHDQIISKLIPKLKKHLDREQMSAGIYCTKWFLQCFIDRTPFTLTLRLWDIFILEGERLLTAMSYTILKIHKKRLLKMSLEELREFLQERIAQSFFYSDDVIIEQLQASMTELRKMKLDLPPPGKPEELPRKPLGQELPVLLSPSRGKPSSASGFPRAGLSLHIISHHPDSISPDQSPSKDPQELEAAGQEEAPLPSPDPIIIHSQVPLTPDGSPLTGPPPYQPPESHTAYQPSPPNQRSDEMKPQIADSPNSADDSSLTTRSSINTEQSSCQVPRTVSAPVAQAASPSLGLVQSESLSAAQRPEDRFLVQLLEQTSTLTNRHLNQDSSDASEETQPTDVS; this is translated from the exons atgaagaaagacatagagACTCTTATAGCAGAGGAACGCGCTGATATCATCTTGAAGTATGCCATG ggcaGGCAGGGCGGGGTGGAGGTCGACCCCTGGGAGGATGCCGACTTCAGTATCTACAAAGTCATCGACCGCTTCGGCTTCATGCT cgAGGAGGAGCTGCCGGCGCCGACAGCACACGaggaaaag AGGAAgcagctggagatagagagagcgGAGAAGTGGCTGAAGATGGTGAAGAAGTGGGATAAATACAGGAGCAGTGACAGA ATGGTCAAACGGGTTTATAAGGGCATTCCCCTGCAGCTCCGAGGCCGGGCCTGGGCGCTGATGCTGGACGTGGAGGCGGCCAAGAAAGAGAACGAGGGCAAATACGAG AGAATGAAGGAGCAGGCCCGACTGTACTCGTCTGAGATCAAACAGATCGACCTCGACATCAACAGGACGTTTCGAAACCACATCATGTTCATGGATCGCTTCGGAGTCAa GCAGCAGTCCCTCTTCCACGTGCTCTCTGCGTACTCCGTCTACAACACA GAGGTGAGCTACTGTCAGGGGATGAGTGAGATCGCCGCCCTGCTGCTGATGTACATGAACGAGGAAGACGCCTTCTGGGCGCTGTCACAgctgctgaccaatcagagacacgGCATGCATG gATTCTTTGTGCCCGGGTTTCCCAAACTTCACCGTTTCCAGGCACATCATGATCAGATTATTTCCAAACTCATCCCCAAGCTGAAGAAACATCTG gaccGGGAGCAGATGTCTGCAGGGATTTACTGCACCAAGTGGTTCCTGCAGTGTTTCATTGACAGG ACGCCGTTCACGCTGACCCTCCGTCTGTGGGACATTTTCATCCTGGAGGGAGAGAGGCTCCTCACCGCCATGTCCTACACCATCCTGAAGATACACAAGA agCGTCTGTTGAAgatgtctctggaggagctcagagagttcctgcaggagaggatcGCTCAGTCTTTCTTCTACAGCGACGACGTGATCATCGAGCAGCTTCAGGCCTCCATGACGGAACTGAGGAAGATGAAGCTGGACCTTCCTCCACCAG GGAAGCCAGAGGAGCTGCCTCGTAAGCCTCTGGGTCAGGAGCTGCCGGTTCTGTTGAGTCCCTCGAGAGGGAAGCCGTCCTCAGCCAGCGGGTTCCCCAGAGCTGGCCTGAGCCTCCACATCATCTCACACCACCCTGACTCCATCTCCCCGGACCAGAGCCCCTCCAAGGACCCCCAGGAACTCGAGGCTGCCGGCCAGGAGGAGGCCCCGCTGCCTTCCCCAGACCCCATCATCATCCACAGCCAGGTTCCGCTGACCCCCGACGGCTCCCCGCTTACCGGGCCTCCGCCTTACCAGCCCCCCGAGAGTCACACAGCGTATCAACCGTCACCACCAAACCAGAGGAGCGATGAAATGAAACCACAGATCGCAGATTCACCAAACTCTGCAGACGACTCCTCTCTGACCACACGCTCGTCCATCAACACCGAACAATCGTCCTGCCAGGTCCCGCGGACTGTTTCCGCCCCCGTAGCCCAGGCGGCATCGCCGTCCCTGGGCCTGGTTCAGTCTGAGAGTCTGTCTGCAGCACAGAGGCCTGAGGACAGGTTCCTGGTCCAGCTGCTGGAGCAGACCTCTACTCTGACTAACAGACACCTGAACCAGGACTCGAGTGACGCGTCAGAGGAAACACAGCCTACCGATGTTTCATGA